The proteins below are encoded in one region of Ferroplasma acidiphilum:
- a CDS encoding isochorismatase family protein, producing the protein MPMGLEIDKKSTALVVIDLQKGIASMGRNLVPYDANTVIKNASELAESFRKNDMPVFLVHVVPDKRAMLNVLADDSAWSGSAEMPPDFSDIVPELGPRDNDVVISKKQWGAFYGTDLELRLRRGGIKTIVLCGISTTHGVESTARFAYEMGFQQIFAEDAMTAMTKEMHESTINNVFKKMGRVRKTSEIVESL; encoded by the coding sequence ATGCCTATGGGATTAGAAATAGATAAGAAAAGCACAGCGCTTGTAGTAATTGACCTGCAAAAGGGAATAGCATCCATGGGGAGAAATTTAGTTCCATACGATGCAAACACGGTAATTAAAAATGCATCGGAACTTGCAGAATCATTTAGAAAGAATGACATGCCGGTATTCCTTGTACATGTGGTTCCTGATAAGAGAGCTATGCTAAACGTTCTGGCAGATGATTCAGCGTGGTCCGGGTCAGCCGAAATGCCACCTGATTTTTCTGATATAGTTCCAGAATTAGGGCCCAGGGATAATGATGTTGTAATATCCAAGAAACAGTGGGGTGCTTTTTATGGCACTGACCTTGAGTTGAGATTAAGGAGAGGCGGAATAAAAACAATTGTCCTTTGCGGAATTTCCACCACGCATGGAGTTGAGAGCACTGCCCGTTTTGCATATGAGATGGGATTTCAGCAGATATTCGCAGAAGATGCAATGACAGCAATGACAAAGGAGATGCATGAATCTACCATAAATAATGTGTTTAAAAAGATGGGGCGCGTAAGGAAAACTTCAGAAATTGTGGAATCGCTGTAA
- a CDS encoding ParA family protein: MTHIISIINLKGGVGKTQTSIAVSEFLATNYAKKVLIIDLDPQTNATVSLMDENLWLEHDKKGNTIFQLFSDKVYNTELFNVESSIVKNVSNIGSGIKNLDLLPSSLRLIDIQDKLPLVSNSGYFVRTPITILKEAVSSIIKNYDYVIIDCPPNLGLITLSGIFISDYYLIPTIPDILSTYGIPQILTRINAFKEDAGINIKPLGILISMFRANNRLHKSIIDSLKYRERRGDYPRIFDTYIPLSIKISEAAEFQSSVKTLGQKYGYDLYNSYNRLVEEVIKYVE, encoded by the coding sequence ATGACCCATATAATCAGCATTATCAATTTGAAAGGGGGAGTTGGAAAAACCCAAACATCCATTGCTGTGTCTGAGTTTCTGGCCACCAATTATGCTAAAAAGGTATTAATTATTGATCTTGACCCGCAGACAAATGCAACAGTTTCATTAATGGATGAAAACCTATGGCTTGAACATGATAAAAAGGGAAATACCATATTCCAGCTTTTCAGCGATAAAGTATACAATACAGAATTATTTAACGTTGAGAGTTCCATAGTTAAAAACGTCTCTAACATAGGTTCTGGCATAAAAAACCTTGATCTCCTGCCTTCGAGCCTGAGATTGATAGATATTCAGGATAAATTGCCCCTTGTCTCGAATTCAGGATATTTTGTTAGGACGCCAATAACTATCCTGAAAGAAGCTGTATCAAGCATCATCAAAAACTATGACTATGTAATTATTGATTGCCCTCCAAATCTCGGGTTAATTACACTATCAGGCATTTTTATATCTGATTACTACCTGATACCTACAATTCCAGATATTTTATCCACATATGGGATACCACAGATACTTACAAGAATTAATGCCTTTAAGGAGGATGCTGGCATAAATATAAAGCCTCTCGGTATTTTGATCTCAATGTTCAGAGCCAATAACCGCCTCCATAAGTCTATAATAGATTCTTTAAAATACAGGGAACGGAGAGGAGATTACCCGAGAATTTTTGACACGTATATACCTCTAAGCATAAAAATTTCCGAGGCTGCTGAGTTCCAGTCCTCTGTTAAAACACTGGGGCAAAAGTATGGATATGACCTGTATAACAGTTATAACAGGCTTGTTGAGGAGGTAATAAAATATGTCGAATAA
- a CDS encoding SDR family oxidoreductase gives MHDLKNKNAIVCAGSTGIGKGVISVLAKYGANITTFSRTKENVESLKEEIRKETGVTVNAMCADLSKKDDLMRVVDSAHEQYGKIDFLVMNYGDPRVDPFMQLNESDWDYNIDMIFKSTIRMVDMCATDMIKSNSGRIIFITSMTTKNPLENFAISNSLRSGVVALGKTLSIELGKYNINVNSISQGYFYTRRLENIIKKNSVSSGKPVEEVESQLMKEIPLGRFGKPEEVGNLVAFLCSGMSSYITGINIPIDGGVIKSI, from the coding sequence ATGCATGACCTTAAAAACAAAAATGCAATAGTTTGTGCCGGCAGTACCGGGATAGGAAAAGGAGTTATTTCCGTGCTGGCAAAATACGGTGCCAATATAACCACATTTTCGCGAACAAAAGAAAACGTAGAAAGCCTTAAAGAGGAAATCAGGAAGGAAACAGGTGTCACAGTAAATGCAATGTGTGCAGACCTTTCCAAAAAAGACGATCTAATGCGGGTTGTGGATTCCGCACATGAGCAGTACGGTAAAATTGATTTCCTTGTCATGAACTATGGAGACCCACGGGTTGACCCATTCATGCAGCTTAATGAATCTGATTGGGATTATAACATTGATATGATCTTTAAATCTACAATAAGGATGGTTGATATGTGTGCAACTGATATGATAAAATCGAATTCCGGGCGTATAATATTTATTACATCCATGACCACGAAAAACCCCCTTGAAAATTTTGCAATTTCAAATTCCCTGAGGTCTGGTGTAGTAGCTCTTGGAAAAACACTCTCTATAGAACTGGGAAAATACAACATAAATGTAAATTCAATCTCACAGGGGTATTTCTACACACGGAGGCTGGAAAACATAATAAAAAAGAATTCTGTTTCCAGTGGAAAGCCAGTTGAAGAAGTTGAATCCCAGCTGATGAAAGAAATACCGCTTGGAAGGTTTGGCAAACCGGAAGAAGTTGGGAATCTTGTCGCATTTTTATGTTCTGGCATGTCTTCCTATATTACCGGTATAAACATACCCATTGACGGTGGAGTAATAAAATCAATTTAG
- a CDS encoding cupin domain-containing protein has translation MAEIVKYRWDNVKKEKLSETFYRQMVYGDKVMVAQLDIRKGSIVPEHSHENEQITWIMKGKLHFKIGGKEMDVGAGEVLIIPSNTKHEAIALEDTLDIDIFSPRREDWISGTDSYLRK, from the coding sequence ATGGCAGAAATTGTTAAATACAGATGGGATAATGTAAAAAAGGAAAAATTGTCAGAAACCTTCTACCGGCAAATGGTATACGGCGATAAAGTAATGGTTGCACAGCTTGATATAAGGAAAGGAAGCATAGTGCCGGAGCATAGCCATGAAAATGAGCAGATTACCTGGATAATGAAAGGAAAATTACATTTTAAAATAGGTGGAAAAGAAATGGATGTTGGGGCAGGTGAAGTGCTGATTATACCATCGAATACAAAACACGAGGCAATTGCACTTGAGGATACCCTGGATATTGATATATTCAGTCCCAGAAGGGAAGACTGGATAAGTGGAACAGATTCCTACCTGAGAAAATGA
- the lysW/argW gene encoding alpha-aminoadipate/glutamate carrier protein LysW: METKCKICGEKINVPDDSMAGELIECGSCGMSYEIASIKADGVEIKPAENVGEDWGE, translated from the coding sequence ATGGAAACAAAGTGTAAAATATGCGGAGAGAAAATTAACGTACCGGACGACTCAATGGCAGGAGAACTTATAGAGTGTGGTTCATGTGGCATGAGTTACGAAATAGCCTCTATCAAAGCAGATGGAGTGGAAATAAAACCCGCTGAAAATGTAGGTGAAGACTGGGGAGAATAA
- the argC gene encoding N-acetyl-gamma-glutamyl-phosphate reductase, translating into MKVGIVGASGYVGGELMRLLVRHPEIEITSVSSTRHSGEKVSRIHPDLYGLTDLKFEDITPLDMAGKVDLIFLALPHGTSIKYVPGLVETGVKIIDMSADFRLKNPELYKPWYGYEHGYPDLIKKFVYGMPELHREQIKNATYIATPGCIASSSIYSIAPFLSLELSSDIINVDAKVGSSGSGSGLDESKVFSERFDSIRAYKPVNHRHTPEIEQELEYASGKKVKIALSAHSVNMVRGILTTSSIYSEGDEITLWSLLRKFYGNEKFIRLIMDRKSNYKYPDPKTVIGSNFADIGFAIDKYVKRVVSFGAIDNLIKGAAGNAVQSMNIMNGFNEYEGLMMPSLFPV; encoded by the coding sequence ATGAAAGTAGGCATTGTCGGGGCCTCAGGATATGTGGGTGGTGAACTCATGCGCCTGCTTGTCAGGCATCCTGAAATCGAGATTACATCGGTATCATCCACCAGGCATAGTGGAGAAAAAGTTTCGAGAATACATCCGGACCTTTACGGACTTACGGATTTAAAATTTGAAGATATCACACCGCTGGATATGGCAGGGAAAGTTGATTTAATATTCCTAGCACTCCCACACGGGACTTCAATTAAATATGTGCCTGGCCTGGTTGAAACCGGTGTGAAAATTATAGACATGAGTGCAGATTTCAGGCTTAAAAATCCTGAACTGTACAAGCCATGGTATGGGTACGAACACGGATATCCTGACCTCATAAAGAAATTTGTATATGGCATGCCTGAACTTCACAGGGAACAGATAAAAAATGCTACTTATATAGCAACGCCAGGATGCATAGCTTCCTCATCAATATACAGCATAGCCCCATTTCTTTCCCTGGAGCTTTCCAGTGATATAATAAATGTGGATGCAAAGGTTGGTTCCTCCGGATCAGGATCCGGGCTGGACGAATCAAAGGTATTCTCAGAGAGGTTTGATTCCATCAGGGCATATAAACCGGTTAATCACAGGCATACACCTGAGATTGAGCAGGAGCTGGAATACGCTTCCGGGAAAAAGGTAAAAATAGCACTTTCCGCACACTCTGTAAATATGGTGAGGGGCATACTTACCACATCCAGCATCTACAGTGAAGGCGATGAAATAACTTTGTGGTCACTGCTCAGGAAGTTCTATGGCAATGAGAAATTTATAAGGCTAATAATGGACAGGAAAAGCAATTACAAGTACCCGGACCCGAAAACCGTTATAGGCTCAAATTTCGCGGATATTGGATTTGCCATTGATAAATATGTGAAGAGGGTAGTATCATTTGGTGCTATTGACAACCTGATTAAAGGAGCTGCAGGCAATGCAGTCCAGTCTATGAATATAATGAATGGATTTAATGAGTATGAGGGCCTTATGATGCCATCCCTTTTTCCGGTGTAA
- a CDS encoding [LysW]-aminoadipate/[LysW]-glutamate kinase: MKVLKIGGSVLDNFLENDNLYSIIQQFDCPLAIVHGGGNYLDTHADSFNYTKKFVTSPEGIRSRYTDKNTLEIFTMVMNLINQKLVLNLKEHGIKAVTLNGIINARRKEKLIIMNEKNRKMIIDGGYTGRVESADSIPIRAVIDEGYIPVISPVAYGNGNYLNVDADRAAAYVAGSMGSDSLVFLTNVSGLYYKDRVIEKADVAYIKSILNEIGTGMDKKLMASIEALEMGVKQVTISNPFNGISTGTVIYNEL; this comes from the coding sequence ATGAAAGTTTTGAAAATAGGTGGAAGCGTACTGGATAATTTTCTGGAAAATGACAATCTGTACTCCATAATACAGCAGTTTGATTGCCCCCTTGCAATAGTTCATGGCGGTGGCAATTATCTGGATACCCATGCTGATAGCTTTAACTACACTAAAAAATTTGTTACATCCCCGGAGGGAATAAGAAGCAGGTATACTGATAAAAACACACTGGAAATTTTCACAATGGTGATGAATCTAATTAACCAGAAACTGGTATTGAATTTAAAGGAACACGGGATAAAAGCTGTAACGCTAAATGGAATAATAAACGCAAGGAGAAAGGAAAAACTGATAATAATGAATGAAAAGAACAGAAAAATGATAATCGATGGCGGTTATACAGGCAGGGTAGAAAGTGCCGACTCTATTCCCATACGGGCTGTAATAGATGAAGGGTATATCCCTGTAATTTCTCCTGTGGCATACGGGAATGGAAACTATTTGAATGTTGATGCTGATAGGGCCGCAGCATATGTTGCAGGATCCATGGGATCAGATTCCCTGGTGTTTCTTACAAATGTTAGCGGGCTTTACTATAAGGACCGTGTTATAGAAAAAGCAGACGTTGCATATATTAAAAGTATTTTGAATGAGATTGGAACAGGCATGGATAAAAAGCTAATGGCTTCAATTGAAGCCCTTGAAATGGGGGTTAAACAGGTCACTATTTCAAACCCCTTCAATGGAATATCGACCGGAACGGTGATTTATAATGAATTATGA
- a CDS encoding aspartate aminotransferase family protein, with translation MNYENEHIANTYQRLPVNVLNGNGAILHDINGKRYIDMMGGYGVAILGYGNKKIKEAVCRQFDTIPIAHASEYTAAREEFIKNLTGIVPAGLDKFYLGNTGAEAIEAAIKVVIKSSKNHKIIAMTNSYHGKTAGALSITYSEKYRQSFGDLLIKNVEFIRYNNMEDLDKIRKDNDISAVFFEPVQGEGGINIPDREYVRELRQITEDKGIILVADEIQSGLGRTGKMWAHEHFGIKPDIITIGKGIGGGIPLSVTAGKPEFMDNLAKGEQSSTTGGNPIAMASGSAVIEQLTDDLINEVAVKGELFRNTLKEYLADSRIVKEIRGLGLMDAIELRVKFLPVFMDIINRGVLPLYSGINILRMLPPYVISNAEITEAAKIMSEGIKSYNKEVAP, from the coding sequence ATGAATTATGAGAACGAACACATAGCAAATACGTATCAGAGGCTCCCGGTAAACGTCCTTAATGGAAACGGGGCTATACTGCATGACATAAATGGAAAAAGATATATTGACATGATGGGAGGATACGGAGTAGCCATACTCGGATACGGAAATAAAAAAATAAAGGAAGCGGTATGCAGGCAATTCGATACAATACCCATTGCACATGCATCTGAATACACTGCAGCAAGGGAGGAATTTATCAAAAATCTTACAGGCATAGTTCCTGCCGGGCTGGATAAATTTTATCTTGGAAACACAGGTGCGGAGGCTATAGAAGCTGCAATAAAAGTGGTAATTAAATCTTCTAAAAATCATAAAATTATAGCCATGACAAATTCTTACCACGGAAAAACTGCCGGCGCATTGTCGATCACCTATTCTGAAAAATACAGGCAATCCTTCGGAGATTTACTGATAAAAAATGTTGAGTTTATAAGGTACAACAATATGGAAGACCTGGATAAAATCAGAAAAGATAATGATATATCTGCAGTATTTTTTGAACCTGTCCAGGGCGAAGGTGGAATAAATATACCTGACAGGGAGTATGTAAGGGAATTGAGGCAGATTACAGAGGATAAGGGCATAATACTTGTTGCAGATGAAATACAGTCCGGGCTGGGCAGGACCGGGAAAATGTGGGCACATGAACATTTTGGCATTAAACCGGACATTATAACAATAGGCAAGGGCATCGGAGGTGGAATTCCCTTATCTGTTACAGCAGGCAAACCGGAATTTATGGATAACCTTGCAAAGGGAGAACAGTCTTCAACAACAGGAGGAAATCCCATAGCCATGGCTTCCGGAAGTGCAGTCATAGAACAGCTTACAGATGATTTAATAAATGAAGTTGCAGTGAAAGGAGAACTATTCAGGAATACACTGAAAGAATACCTGGCAGACTCGAGGATTGTAAAAGAAATAAGGGGTTTAGGGCTCATGGATGCTATAGAGTTAAGGGTAAAATTTTTGCCAGTGTTTATGGATATCATAAACAGGGGAGTTCTTCCACTATATTCAGGAATCAATATATTGAGAATGTTGCCGCCTTATGTGATATCTAATGCGGAGATAACCGAAGCTGCAAAAATCATGTCTGAAGGGATAAAATCCTATAATAAAGAGGTAGCGCCATGA
- a CDS encoding RimK family alpha-L-glutamate ligase, whose amino-acid sequence MKISMLFDIMRWEERAILKALQDKNVEVQLYNVKEMNLDLQDPNYDFGDISLQRSTGYYRNLHSTAYVEFTGNRIINDFNSTIVTGNKMFTSLLLSQKRIRIPKTFVSFSNERFLKSFKEDFNGRAVTKPVTGSWGRMISLLNDYYAAMDVSEYKDYMYPLYQINYTQEYVNDFGRDLRVFIVNDQVIAGIYRYKSGEDWRTNTALGGRAEPLKITGEVEEIAQKVSAALGPGIYGMDILESKDGYFVNEVNGNTEFKNTVPVTGINIPDYIADYLISEARK is encoded by the coding sequence ATGAAAATTTCTATGCTATTCGATATAATGCGCTGGGAGGAAAGGGCAATATTGAAAGCTCTCCAGGATAAAAATGTGGAAGTACAGCTGTATAACGTAAAAGAAATGAACCTTGACCTACAGGATCCAAACTACGACTTCGGCGATATTTCACTGCAGAGAAGCACTGGATATTACAGAAACCTCCATTCAACAGCATATGTTGAATTTACCGGGAACCGTATTATCAACGATTTCAATTCAACGATTGTCACAGGAAATAAGATGTTTACCTCACTTCTGCTTTCACAGAAGCGCATCAGGATTCCAAAAACATTTGTATCCTTTTCAAATGAAAGATTTCTGAAATCGTTTAAAGAAGATTTTAATGGCAGAGCTGTAACCAAGCCGGTTACCGGAAGCTGGGGCAGGATGATTTCACTGCTTAATGATTATTACGCAGCGATGGATGTATCGGAATATAAGGATTACATGTATCCCTTATACCAGATAAACTACACACAGGAATATGTAAATGATTTCGGGCGTGATCTCAGGGTATTCATTGTAAATGACCAGGTAATTGCAGGCATATACAGGTATAAATCCGGAGAAGACTGGAGAACCAATACTGCACTTGGGGGCCGTGCTGAACCACTTAAAATTACCGGGGAAGTAGAAGAAATAGCACAGAAAGTTTCAGCTGCACTTGGCCCTGGAATCTATGGAATGGATATACTGGAATCAAAGGATGGCTATTTCGTGAATGAGGTAAATGGAAATACTGAATTTAAAAATACTGTACCGGTTACCGGCATCAATATACCGGATTACATCGCTGATTACCTGATTTCAGAGGCAAGGAAATGA
- a CDS encoding M20/M25/M40 family metallo-hydrolase produces MNPKDMLIEMLNIYSPSGKEGEIAKLLKEYMVDLDFEEPVIDDQLNVISVNGKGSPAVFLCGHEDTVPGILEVKSDGNMVYGRGAVDAKSSLLALILGARKAMDNGFKGKLLVSAASGEESDSKGINNIMENYHGYDYAIFGEPGGSMNITAGYKGRLLMKVDVKTATHHASSSWMESNAIDLLMGLWVKIREQYGNNKDFNSVSAGITRFNGGEYDNMTPEHASMYIDIRYPKSVSEDELTGELKSYMEELLVKNYSYTIESRTYPYISDMKSSLVKSFKSGISRNGMAPRLIFKSGSGDMNNLGHVWKIPAITYGPGDTQLSHTQNEVIDIRDLYKSIDVISDSLVSMQLDQA; encoded by the coding sequence ATGAACCCAAAGGATATGCTCATAGAAATGCTCAATATATATTCCCCCAGTGGAAAGGAAGGGGAGATAGCAAAGCTTCTTAAGGAATACATGGTAGATCTGGATTTTGAGGAGCCGGTAATAGACGACCAGCTAAATGTCATATCGGTGAACGGGAAAGGCAGCCCTGCAGTATTCCTCTGTGGCCATGAAGATACTGTGCCGGGAATTCTTGAAGTAAAATCAGATGGAAACATGGTGTATGGCAGGGGCGCAGTGGATGCAAAATCATCCCTGCTGGCATTAATCCTTGGGGCCAGAAAAGCCATGGACAATGGCTTTAAAGGCAAACTGCTCGTATCAGCTGCTTCAGGCGAGGAAAGTGACAGCAAGGGAATAAATAATATTATGGAAAACTACCACGGGTACGATTATGCAATTTTCGGTGAGCCCGGTGGATCAATGAATATCACTGCGGGTTACAAGGGAAGATTATTAATGAAGGTAGACGTAAAAACTGCAACCCACCATGCCAGTTCATCCTGGATGGAGTCAAATGCAATAGACCTGTTAATGGGATTGTGGGTAAAAATCAGGGAACAGTATGGCAACAATAAAGATTTTAACTCTGTTAGTGCAGGCATAACCAGATTCAACGGCGGTGAATATGATAATATGACACCTGAACATGCATCCATGTATATAGACATAAGATATCCCAAATCAGTTTCAGAAGATGAGCTTACAGGTGAACTGAAGTCCTATATGGAAGAGTTGCTAGTTAAAAATTATTCATATACTATAGAGAGCAGGACGTATCCCTATATATCTGACATGAAAAGCTCCCTCGTAAAGTCATTTAAATCAGGAATATCCAGGAATGGAATGGCCCCCCGCCTCATTTTTAAAAGTGGTTCAGGTGATATGAATAATCTGGGGCATGTGTGGAAAATCCCCGCAATTACCTATGGCCCTGGAGATACACAGCTATCACATACACAGAATGAAGTAATAGATATCAGGGATCTGTACAAATCCATAGATGTTATATCAGATTCACTGGTCTCCATGCAGCTGGATCAGGCTTAG
- a CDS encoding 3-hydroxyacyl-CoA dehydrogenase/enoyl-CoA hydratase family protein: MIKQVAVIGAGVMGHSIAEVFALNGYKVNLEDFYPEVIEKAKVGINGSLDKLIASGKINDAAKKAALDNIKFFNNIGEAVKNVDLSIEVVPEIYNIKVKVLKEIAENTDKIIASNTSNIRITEMGEEIKNPERLVGMHFFNPPILMKLVEVIKGDKTSMEYVEEIYELAGKIGKKPIKVLKDEAGFVVNRISAPEMLLLCNAYGNKIDRPEAIDKYFKSQGLPMGPYQLFDYVGLDTVVDSLQYYGKELSPDYGKCHAFDSFIEAKHLGLKTGSGIYKWENGKAIIPDANESEKISLMDMFALEINEATKLIEDGVAVPDDIEIGVKYGLNRPFGPITVANGLSNDEVLETLNNLYKQYKIEVFKPSKTIESHKMKESFNKKPVEVKKEEKSGILDYSKDGKVGVITIKNGKNNLMSFELLKALDKQLDAIEEANDVNVVVIKGNERAFSAGADLSQFISNPYMFMKISNTGESIFDRITRMNKIFIAQLRGYVLGGGFELSLACDIRTSLPDSVIGFPETSLGLIPGYGGSQRLPNLIGISRAMDMILTCERISGEKAYEYGIITRLFKEELEENTMKLAKDLSEKISPASVYVAKRLIYNTATINLDEEALSMGMLYAGNDMKEGVKAFLEKRKPDYKGN; the protein is encoded by the coding sequence ATGATTAAACAGGTAGCGGTAATCGGCGCAGGTGTAATGGGTCATAGCATAGCTGAAGTCTTTGCATTAAATGGATATAAGGTGAATCTGGAAGATTTTTATCCGGAAGTTATAGAGAAGGCAAAAGTGGGCATTAATGGCAGCCTGGACAAACTCATTGCATCGGGGAAGATTAATGATGCAGCTAAAAAAGCAGCTCTGGACAATATCAAATTTTTTAATAATATTGGAGAAGCAGTAAAAAATGTAGATCTGTCAATAGAAGTTGTACCTGAAATTTATAATATTAAAGTCAAGGTGCTGAAGGAGATAGCAGAGAATACGGATAAAATAATTGCCTCCAACACATCAAATATTAGAATTACTGAAATGGGAGAAGAAATAAAAAATCCTGAAAGGCTTGTTGGAATGCATTTCTTTAATCCGCCGATACTCATGAAGCTTGTTGAGGTAATAAAGGGAGATAAAACTTCCATGGAATACGTTGAAGAGATATATGAACTGGCTGGAAAAATAGGGAAAAAGCCCATAAAAGTCCTTAAGGATGAAGCAGGATTTGTTGTCAACAGAATATCTGCCCCCGAGATGCTATTACTCTGCAATGCATATGGCAATAAAATAGACCGCCCTGAGGCAATTGACAAATACTTTAAATCCCAGGGGCTGCCCATGGGTCCCTACCAGCTGTTCGACTATGTAGGCCTGGATACAGTTGTTGATTCTCTCCAGTATTATGGAAAAGAGCTGTCTCCGGATTATGGAAAATGCCATGCCTTTGATAGTTTCATAGAGGCAAAGCATCTCGGGCTTAAAACAGGCAGTGGCATATACAAATGGGAAAATGGAAAAGCTATTATCCCGGATGCCAACGAAAGCGAAAAAATTAGCCTTATGGATATGTTTGCCCTGGAAATCAACGAAGCTACAAAGCTTATAGAAGACGGGGTTGCAGTACCTGACGATATAGAAATTGGAGTAAAATACGGGCTAAACAGGCCATTCGGGCCAATCACCGTGGCAAATGGATTGAGCAACGATGAGGTGCTTGAGACACTTAATAACCTTTACAAACAGTATAAAATAGAGGTTTTTAAGCCATCAAAAACTATAGAGTCCCATAAAATGAAGGAGTCTTTCAATAAAAAACCTGTTGAAGTGAAAAAGGAAGAAAAATCAGGGATTCTTGATTATAGCAAAGATGGCAAGGTTGGTGTGATCACAATTAAAAATGGGAAAAATAATTTAATGAGCTTTGAGCTCCTGAAGGCACTGGACAAACAACTTGATGCCATAGAAGAAGCCAATGATGTAAATGTGGTAGTAATAAAAGGAAATGAAAGGGCGTTCTCTGCAGGAGCAGACCTGTCACAGTTTATAAGCAATCCATATATGTTTATGAAAATATCAAATACAGGGGAAAGCATATTCGACAGAATTACCAGGATGAATAAGATTTTCATTGCACAGCTGCGTGGATATGTCCTTGGAGGTGGCTTTGAACTGTCACTTGCATGCGACATAAGAACGTCTTTGCCGGATTCGGTAATAGGATTCCCCGAGACATCCCTTGGACTTATACCTGGATACGGAGGAAGCCAGAGGCTGCCAAACCTTATAGGAATTTCCAGGGCAATGGACATGATATTGACCTGCGAGAGGATTAGCGGTGAAAAGGCATATGAATACGGAATAATTACAAGACTATTTAAAGAAGAGCTGGAAGAAAATACAATGAAACTTGCTAAAGACCTTTCAGAGAAGATATCGCCTGCATCCGTTTATGTAGCCAAGCGCCTTATATATAATACAGCAACAATTAATCTTGATGAAGAAGCACTTTCAATGGGCATGCTATATGCAGGAAACGACATGAAAGAGGGCGTTAAGGCATTCCTTGAGAAAAGAAAACCGGATTACAAAGGGAATTAA